The following nucleotide sequence is from Paenibacillus odorifer.
CTTATCCCTGCCTTTATGGCAATGCTCCGATTGATGCGCCGAAGTTGATTACATATTGTGTTCCGGGGCAAGATTGATTATGATCGGTGTATGACGGAATTATATAAAGGAGCTTGTACATCTTGAGATATTATGTTCTGGACCGCGGTGATGAGCTGTCAATCAAACTTGCCGAGCAATTTCACAAGCTGGCGGCGGAGCGGGATTTGCAACTGGATGCCGAGTCTCCGGAAATCGTCATCTCGATAGGTGGAGACGGCACAATGCTGCACGCTTTTCATACCTTTATCGACCAGATTCCCAACTTAGCCTTTGTAGGTGTGCACACAGGACACCTCGGCTTCTATGCGGACTGGCAAGCAGAAGAGCTGCCCACCTTAATCGATTATATGTGCGGAACCGGTGAATCTGAGCCGCAGAAACCGCGTATTGTGAAATATCCATTAATAGAGCTGGAGATTCACAAAAAATCGGGATCTTCGTCTCACATTGCCCTCAACGAATTTACCCTTAAAGGGGTGGATGGAACTATAATGATCCAAATCGACATCAACGATGTCACCTTCGAAATGTTCCGGGGCGATGGACTTTGTATTTCAACTCCCTCTGGCAGTACAGCTTATAACAAAAGCCTAGGGGGCGCTATGGTTCACCCTTCAATAGAAGCGCTGCAGATTGCCGAAATCGCGTCTATTAACAACCGTGTATTCCGGACAATGGGCTCGCCGCTACTACTGCCAAAGCATCATCATTGTGACATTTTTTCATGTAAAAACCAGCGTTTGCTGCTCACCGTAGATCATAACAACATTCCTGTTGATGACCTGATTTCAGTACGCTGTCAAGTTTCAGACAAAAAAGTCAGCTTCGCAAGATATCGTCCGTTTCCGTTCTGGAACCGTGTCCGTGAAGCTTTCTTAGTCTGAGATCAGGGGATCAAAAAGCTGGAGATTTCAATATCTCCGGCTCTTTTTGGTGTGACAAAACTAACACCAATTGATAGACATAGAGAGAAATCAAATGGTATAATGAGGCTATTTTACAAAGAGTTACATAAAAGGAGAGAGTACTGTTGAAAAAATTATTATCCCTCTTGAGCATAAGTCTTCTGGCCCTGATACTGGCGGTCCCGGCTTTTGCTGCTTCAAAACCGATTGATGTTTATATCAACGGCAGTAAGGTTTCCTTTACCGCAGGAACCCCTTACTTAGCGAACAATTCTGTACTTGTCCCTTTCCGGGTCATCTTCGAAAAGCTTGGACTGCAGGTGCTTTGGGATGCCAAGACTGGAACAGTAACAGGTAAAAGTTCAAATCTGGCGATCAGCCTGAAAATTGGCAGCAACCGTGCAACCGTTAACGGAACCGTGAAAAAACTGACCACCGCACCAGTCTCCTCAGCTGGCACTACATACATTCCTTTACGTTTTATCGCAGAGGCAACCGGAGGCACAGCCGTCTGGAATTCAACCAGCAGAAGCGTGCAAATTACCACCCCAGTATCCAAAGATAAGGACGAAGCAGCAATTACAGCATTAATCCGTTTGTCTAATAAGTATTTTAATGAAGAAAAAGCGATTAGCTTCTATTCCCTTATGGATTCAGAATCCTCTAATGCGGAGTCAGTGGCGGATCTCAATGCATCCTTTGAGATTTTTGATATAAAAAATACTATTGAAAGTTTGGAAATCATTGATATTACAGGCGATGACGCTACTGTTTATACATTGGAAAGCTCTCGTCGGACAGGTGGGGCCTATACGCCAGATACAGAGGACGAATACATGTATACACTTGTCCGCAAGAATGGAAGCTGGAAAATATCATCTGTGGAATCCCAAAGCTCCGTGATACTGCTGACTCGTGAACAAGCTCTAAAAACAGCAGCTAACATTCCTCAAAATGATGCGGATGCCATCAAAGGTAATATCACCAAATATTATCAAGCTATGAATGAACAAAATCCGGCGGCTGTTCTTTCCACCATGACTTCATACGGAGAAGAATATGATACCTCCCTTAAGGAAGATCTGGAAGATTTCTTTACTTCATACGACGTCACTTATACTCCAAGCGTTTCAAATATCTACTATTTTAGCGCCAAAGAAGCAGCTATTTATGTGGAAAACAAAGAGAAAGATGCCAGTGAAGAGGAAACTTTTGAGCAAGGCACTATCTTCATTTTATCCAAGTCGGATAGCGGG
It contains:
- a CDS encoding copper amine oxidase N-terminal domain-containing protein; the encoded protein is MKKLLSLLSISLLALILAVPAFAASKPIDVYINGSKVSFTAGTPYLANNSVLVPFRVIFEKLGLQVLWDAKTGTVTGKSSNLAISLKIGSNRATVNGTVKKLTTAPVSSAGTTYIPLRFIAEATGGTAVWNSTSRSVQITTPVSKDKDEAAITALIRLSNKYFNEEKAISFYSLMDSESSNAESVADLNASFEIFDIKNTIESLEIIDITGDDATVYTLESSRRTGGAYTPDTEDEYMYTLVRKNGSWKISSVESQSSVILLTREQALKTAANIPQNDADAIKGNITKYYQAMNEQNPAAVLSTMTSYGEEYDTSLKEDLEDFFTSYDVTYTPSVSNIYYFSAKEAAIYVENKEKDASEEETFEQGTIFILSKSDSGVWTTDNTYSVYYKLVKS
- a CDS encoding NAD kinase encodes the protein MRYYVLDRGDELSIKLAEQFHKLAAERDLQLDAESPEIVISIGGDGTMLHAFHTFIDQIPNLAFVGVHTGHLGFYADWQAEELPTLIDYMCGTGESEPQKPRIVKYPLIELEIHKKSGSSSHIALNEFTLKGVDGTIMIQIDINDVTFEMFRGDGLCISTPSGSTAYNKSLGGAMVHPSIEALQIAEIASINNRVFRTMGSPLLLPKHHHCDIFSCKNQRLLLTVDHNNIPVDDLISVRCQVSDKKVSFARYRPFPFWNRVREAFLV